The following are encoded together in the Actinoplanes sp. N902-109 genome:
- a CDS encoding serine/threonine dehydratase — MTTSTAIEAAAQRIAGRIRTTPVLDTGDVLYKLELVQHAGSFKTRGMFNKILTAAEHGLPAAGIIAASGGNAGLAAAYAAGELGTPAEIYVPATAPPVKVAKLAKLGARVTQVGAEYAEAFEAATARAQQTGAVFCHAYDDPDMVAGNGTLGLELLGQAEFDTVLVAVGGGGLVAGVAAALHGRKNVVAVEPETSRALHAALVAGHPVDVPVSGIAADSLGARRVGSIAYETATETKLTSLLVADEAIVAARHWLWDEFRLAVEHGTAAAQAALMSGAYVPQPGERVMVLLCGANTNPSDLG; from the coding sequence GTGACAACCAGCACCGCAATCGAAGCCGCAGCTCAGCGCATCGCCGGCCGGATCCGGACCACCCCCGTCCTGGACACCGGGGACGTGCTCTACAAGCTCGAGCTCGTCCAGCACGCCGGCTCGTTCAAAACCCGCGGCATGTTCAACAAGATCCTCACGGCCGCCGAGCACGGCCTGCCGGCGGCCGGCATCATCGCGGCCTCGGGCGGCAACGCCGGGCTGGCAGCCGCCTACGCGGCCGGCGAGCTCGGCACCCCGGCGGAGATCTACGTGCCGGCGACGGCCCCGCCGGTCAAGGTGGCCAAGCTGGCCAAGCTGGGCGCCCGGGTCACCCAGGTCGGCGCCGAGTACGCCGAGGCGTTCGAAGCCGCCACCGCACGCGCGCAGCAGACCGGAGCCGTCTTCTGCCACGCCTACGACGACCCCGACATGGTGGCCGGCAACGGCACCCTCGGCCTGGAACTGCTCGGCCAGGCCGAGTTCGACACGGTGCTGGTGGCCGTCGGCGGTGGTGGCCTGGTCGCCGGGGTGGCGGCAGCCCTGCACGGCCGGAAGAACGTGGTGGCCGTCGAACCGGAGACCTCCCGGGCACTGCACGCCGCCCTCGTCGCCGGGCACCCGGTGGACGTCCCGGTCTCGGGCATCGCCGCGGATTCGCTCGGCGCCCGGCGGGTCGGTTCCATCGCGTACGAGACGGCGACGGAGACCAAGCTGACCTCGCTGCTGGTCGCCGACGAGGCGATCGTCGCGGCGCGGCACTGGCTCTGGGACGAGTTCCGGCTGGCGGTCGAGCACGGCACAGCAGCGGCGCAGGCAGCGTTGATGTCCGGCGCCTATGTGCCGCAGCCGGGCGAACGGGTGATGGTGCTGCTGTGCGGGGCCAACACCAACCCGTCCGACCTCGGCTGA
- a CDS encoding type I glyceraldehyde-3-phosphate dehydrogenase translates to MSVRIGINGFGRIGRSVMRIASGAADPQITVAAINDIAPPDRLAYALKRDSLRGRFTGTVDSRPGFLIVNGREVRSFQEPQPGRIPWAEADVDVVLEATGRFRSGDAARAHILGGGARKVVISASADQPDAFLVYGANHDRYDPARHDVISPASCGVNALSVMARVLLDRFGLHSVHTSVVLAIQGWQKPQDSIAGTSRDDLRLGRATTQSIIPHDHVTGDLVSVVLPRLGEICHSYYCVPTPIGSLAELGGRTERPVTAEEVNRAMSEAANGYLRGIIDYDPDPTVSIDVRDNPASCLFDPTGTRTTTDGRIKVRGWFDNEWGFSNRLLDLARLVGDRAPVPAGAERHPAVV, encoded by the coding sequence GTGAGTGTCAGGATAGGCATCAACGGATTCGGCCGGATCGGGCGCTCGGTTATGCGTATCGCCAGCGGCGCCGCCGATCCGCAAATCACGGTTGCCGCCATTAATGACATCGCCCCGCCGGATCGTTTGGCATACGCGCTGAAACGCGACAGCTTACGCGGCCGGTTCACCGGCACCGTGGACTCGCGGCCCGGATTCCTGATCGTCAACGGCCGCGAGGTCCGCTCGTTCCAGGAGCCGCAGCCCGGCCGGATACCGTGGGCCGAGGCCGACGTCGACGTGGTGCTCGAGGCCACCGGGCGCTTCCGCAGCGGCGACGCGGCGCGGGCGCACATCCTCGGCGGTGGCGCGCGCAAGGTCGTGATCAGCGCATCCGCCGACCAGCCGGACGCCTTCCTGGTGTACGGCGCCAACCACGACCGCTACGACCCGGCCCGGCACGACGTGATCTCCCCCGCGTCCTGCGGCGTGAACGCGCTGTCCGTCATGGCCCGGGTGCTGCTCGACCGGTTCGGCCTGCACAGCGTGCACACCTCGGTGGTGCTGGCCATCCAGGGCTGGCAGAAACCGCAGGACAGCATCGCCGGCACCTCGCGCGACGACCTGCGGCTGGGCCGGGCCACCACGCAGAGCATCATCCCGCACGACCATGTGACCGGTGACCTGGTCAGCGTCGTGCTCCCCCGGCTCGGCGAGATCTGCCACAGCTACTACTGCGTACCCACGCCGATCGGCTCGCTGGCCGAGCTGGGCGGCCGCACCGAGCGCCCGGTCACCGCCGAGGAGGTCAACCGGGCCATGTCCGAGGCGGCGAACGGCTACCTGCGCGGCATCATCGACTACGACCCGGACCCCACGGTGTCCATCGATGTGCGCGACAACCCGGCCTCCTGCCTGTTCGACCCGACCGGCACCCGCACCACCACCGACGGGCGGATCAAGGTGCGCGGCTGGTTCGACAACGAGTGGGGCTTCTCCAACCGGCTGCTCGACCTGGCCCGGCTGGTGGGCGACCGGGCACCCGTACCGGCGGGCGCGGAGCGGCACCCGGCGGTGGTGTAG
- the ribA gene encoding GTP cyclohydrolase II, which produces MSSTVRSRVTVPLKFADGYTTTADVITFTGLADGKEHLALALGDVAGAKVPLVRPHSECMTGDVFGSQRCDCGPQLREAVQRIAETGGYLLYLRQEGRGIGLYAKLDAYALQDLGMDTYEANRALGHADDERDYTAAAQMLTALGVPAVDLLTNNPDKAAQLRALGVDVRAVRPTGVHTSDANVRYLQAKVSHTAHTIDLPLAV; this is translated from the coding sequence ATGTCTTCAACTGTTCGCAGCCGTGTCACCGTGCCGCTGAAGTTCGCCGACGGATACACGACGACGGCCGACGTGATCACGTTCACCGGCCTGGCCGACGGCAAGGAGCACCTGGCGCTCGCGCTGGGCGACGTGGCGGGCGCGAAGGTGCCGCTGGTGCGGCCGCACTCGGAGTGCATGACCGGCGACGTGTTCGGCTCGCAGCGCTGCGACTGCGGGCCACAGCTGCGCGAGGCCGTCCAGCGGATCGCCGAGACCGGCGGATACCTGCTCTATCTGCGCCAGGAGGGCCGCGGCATCGGCCTCTACGCCAAGCTCGACGCCTACGCGCTGCAAGACCTCGGCATGGACACGTACGAGGCCAACCGTGCGCTGGGGCACGCCGACGACGAACGCGACTACACCGCCGCCGCGCAGATGCTGACCGCGCTCGGCGTGCCCGCAGTCGACCTGCTGACCAACAACCCCGACAAGGCGGCCCAGTTGCGCGCGCTCGGGGTGGACGTGCGGGCCGTGCGGCCGACCGGCGTCCACACCTCCGACGCGAACGTGCGTTACCTCCAGGCCAAGGTCTCGCACACCGCGCACACCATCGACCTGCCGTTGGCGGTCTGA
- a CDS encoding M15 family metallopeptidase yields the protein MGIEGVSSRIAEIQARMIAMQTQQASKATTAGATTAAGPATTASGASFATALADAMGTQSATTTAATATKYTLTSKGIPTELAAYGNGKIPAAALEQVGNTGHKLWAPAAQNLNRMIQDAKAQGVTIGITDSYRPYAEQVDLARRKGLYSQGGLAAKPGTSEHGWGMAADLDLNGKALTWMRANADKYGFVENVPRETWHWAYKPQST from the coding sequence GTGGGTATCGAGGGCGTCAGCAGCCGGATCGCGGAGATCCAGGCCCGGATGATCGCGATGCAGACCCAGCAGGCGAGCAAGGCGACGACCGCCGGCGCGACAACCGCCGCCGGGCCGGCCACCACGGCCTCAGGAGCCTCGTTCGCCACAGCGCTCGCGGATGCCATGGGCACCCAGTCGGCGACCACGACGGCGGCCACCGCCACGAAGTACACGCTCACCAGCAAGGGCATCCCGACCGAGCTCGCGGCGTACGGGAACGGCAAGATCCCGGCCGCCGCGCTGGAGCAGGTCGGCAACACCGGCCACAAGCTCTGGGCGCCGGCGGCGCAGAACCTGAACCGGATGATCCAGGACGCCAAGGCGCAGGGCGTGACCATCGGCATCACCGACTCCTACCGGCCCTACGCCGAGCAGGTCGACCTGGCGCGGCGCAAGGGTCTTTACTCCCAGGGCGGGCTGGCCGCCAAACCCGGCACCAGCGAGCACGGCTGGGGCATGGCGGCCGACCTCGACCTCAACGGCAAGGCGCTGACGTGGATGCGCGCCAACGCCGACAAGTACGGCTTCGTGGAGAACGTGCCCCGCGAGACCTGGCACTGGGCCTACAAGCCGCAGAGCACCTGA
- a CDS encoding class I SAM-dependent methyltransferase, whose amino-acid sequence MAAVYTHGHHESVLRSHRWRTAENSAGYLLPHLTSGASLLDVGCGPGTITADLATHITPGRVTALERTAEALDLARAEIARRGLTTVDFAVGDVHALDFPDDTFDVVHAHQVLQHIGDPVQALREMRRVTRPGGIVAVRESDFAGFAWFPLLPELDEWLDLYHRVARDNGGEPDAGRRLLSWAHAAGFTDVTPTSSTWCYATEEDRAWWGTLWADRTLKSDMARQSLASGAADQATLERIAQGWRTWAAEPDGWMSLLHGELLLRA is encoded by the coding sequence ATGGCTGCTGTCTACACACACGGACACCACGAGTCGGTCCTGCGCTCCCATCGCTGGCGCACCGCAGAAAATTCGGCCGGCTACCTCCTGCCCCATCTGACCTCCGGCGCGTCGCTGCTCGACGTCGGCTGCGGGCCCGGCACGATCACCGCCGACCTGGCGACGCACATCACACCCGGACGGGTCACCGCGCTGGAACGAACGGCCGAGGCCCTGGATCTCGCGCGGGCCGAGATCGCCCGGCGGGGTCTGACGACGGTGGACTTCGCGGTCGGCGACGTGCACGCCCTCGACTTCCCGGACGACACCTTCGACGTCGTGCACGCGCACCAGGTGCTGCAACACATCGGGGACCCCGTGCAGGCGCTGCGCGAGATGCGCCGGGTCACCAGGCCGGGCGGCATCGTGGCGGTGCGCGAGAGCGACTTCGCCGGGTTCGCCTGGTTCCCGCTGCTGCCGGAGCTCGACGAGTGGCTGGACCTGTACCACCGCGTCGCGCGGGACAACGGTGGTGAACCGGATGCCGGACGCCGCCTGTTGTCCTGGGCGCACGCCGCCGGCTTCACCGACGTGACGCCGACGTCGAGCACGTGGTGCTATGCCACCGAGGAGGACCGCGCATGGTGGGGCACGCTGTGGGCGGACCGCACCCTCAAGTCGGACATGGCCCGCCAGTCGCTCGCGTCCGGCGCCGCCGACCAGGCCACCCTGGAGCGCATCGCGCAGGGCTGGCGGACCTGGGCGGCGGAGCCGGACGGCTGGATGTCACTGCTGCACGGTGAGCTGCTGCTGCGGGCATAG
- a CDS encoding aspartate-semialdehyde dehydrogenase — translation MRIGIVGATGQVGGVMRRILAERQFPVDQLRLFASARSAGRTLPWRGGEVTVEDAATADFRGLDIVLFSAGKGSSKELAPKVAEAGAVVIDNSSAWRMDPEVPLVVAEVNPAAAANRPKGIIANPNCTTMAAMPVLRPLHDEAGLVAMVATTYQAVSGAGLAGVAEFDDQVKKVADRAAELTHSGSAVEFPAPQKFPRPIAFNVVPLAGSIVDDGSDETDEEQKLRNESRKILGIPDLKVSGTCVRVPVFTGHSLQVNARFARPLTPARARELLAAAPGVELSDIPTPLQAAGQDPTYVGRIRVDETVDNGIALFMSNDNLRKGAALNAVQVAELFIS, via the coding sequence ATGAGGATCGGCATTGTGGGCGCGACGGGACAGGTCGGCGGCGTCATGCGCCGGATCCTGGCCGAGCGCCAGTTCCCCGTTGACCAGCTCCGCCTGTTCGCCTCCGCGCGCTCGGCAGGCCGCACCCTGCCCTGGCGTGGCGGCGAGGTCACGGTCGAGGACGCCGCCACGGCGGACTTCCGCGGCCTGGACATCGTGCTGTTCTCCGCGGGCAAGGGCAGCTCCAAGGAGCTCGCCCCGAAGGTCGCCGAGGCCGGCGCAGTCGTGATCGACAACTCCTCCGCCTGGCGGATGGACCCCGAGGTGCCGCTGGTCGTGGCCGAGGTCAACCCGGCCGCCGCGGCCAACCGGCCCAAGGGCATCATCGCCAACCCCAACTGCACCACCATGGCCGCGATGCCGGTGCTGCGCCCGCTGCACGACGAGGCCGGGCTGGTGGCCATGGTCGCCACCACCTACCAGGCCGTCTCCGGTGCCGGGCTGGCCGGCGTGGCCGAGTTCGACGACCAGGTCAAAAAGGTGGCCGACCGGGCCGCCGAACTCACCCACAGCGGCAGCGCTGTCGAGTTCCCGGCGCCGCAGAAATTCCCCCGGCCCATCGCGTTCAACGTGGTGCCGCTGGCCGGCTCGATCGTCGACGACGGCTCCGACGAGACCGACGAGGAGCAGAAGCTGCGCAACGAGAGCCGCAAGATCCTCGGCATCCCCGATCTCAAGGTCTCCGGTACGTGTGTCCGGGTGCCCGTCTTCACCGGCCACTCGCTGCAGGTGAACGCGCGCTTCGCCCGCCCGCTGACCCCCGCCCGGGCCCGCGAGCTGCTGGCGGCGGCGCCCGGCGTCGAGCTGTCCGACATCCCGACCCCGCTGCAGGCGGCCGGGCAGGACCCGACGTACGTCGGCCGCATCCGCGTCGACGAGACGGTGGACAACGGGATCGCGCTGTTCATGTCCAACGACAACCTGCGCAAGGGTGCCGCTCTCAATGCCGTCCAGGTGGCGGAGCTGTTCATCTCCTGA
- a CDS encoding RNB domain-containing ribonuclease, protein MPMLRVSAPRIDFSVLRAELRLPGEFSVEAMREAEAAAGAALPALDRTDIPLVTVDPASSRDLDQAMHLSRTDAGFRVRYAIADVASYVRPGGALEAETWERGQTIYLPDGKVPLHPPVLSEGAVSLLPGEDRAAVLWTIDLAADGTIREVALERARVRSRAKLNYADLQNDPNPPEAVALLPEIGALLAARAAGRGAVDLPLPEQEIEPDGDGWRLVLRAPLPMEQHNAQISLLTGMAAASIMLAGGVGLLRTMPAPKPEAVASLRAAAQSLRVPWPAGASVGAVVGSVDPADPRGAAFLDQAAELLRGAAYTAFDGTEPELTGHGGVGAPYAHVTAPLRRLADRYATEVCLALHEGRPIPEWAREALPRLPKTMATTDRLASAASREAVSLAEAVLLAGRVGETFEAGVLDVDDKRGGGTVAIDDPAVQARCTGRVPLGERIPVRLSAADPAKRSVLFEAV, encoded by the coding sequence GTGCCGATGCTGCGTGTTTCCGCTCCCCGGATCGACTTCTCCGTCCTGCGGGCGGAGCTGCGGCTACCGGGGGAGTTTTCCGTCGAGGCGATGCGGGAGGCCGAGGCGGCGGCCGGCGCGGCGTTGCCCGCGCTGGATCGTACGGACATCCCGCTGGTCACGGTTGATCCGGCCAGTTCGCGGGACCTTGATCAGGCTATGCACCTGTCCCGTACGGATGCGGGGTTCCGGGTGCGTTATGCGATCGCCGACGTGGCTTCGTACGTACGTCCCGGTGGGGCTCTGGAAGCTGAGACCTGGGAGCGGGGGCAGACGATCTATCTTCCCGACGGGAAGGTGCCGTTGCACCCGCCGGTGTTGAGCGAGGGTGCGGTCAGCCTGCTGCCGGGCGAGGACCGGGCGGCGGTGTTGTGGACCATCGACCTGGCCGCCGACGGCACCATCCGCGAGGTCGCGCTGGAACGGGCGCGGGTGCGCAGCCGGGCCAAGCTCAACTATGCCGACCTGCAGAACGACCCGAACCCGCCGGAGGCCGTGGCGTTGCTGCCGGAGATCGGGGCGTTGCTGGCGGCGCGGGCGGCCGGGCGGGGCGCCGTCGATCTGCCGCTGCCGGAGCAGGAGATCGAGCCCGACGGCGACGGGTGGCGGCTGGTGTTGCGGGCGCCGTTGCCGATGGAGCAGCACAATGCGCAGATCTCGTTGCTCACCGGGATGGCGGCGGCGTCGATCATGCTGGCCGGTGGGGTGGGGCTGCTGCGGACCATGCCGGCGCCCAAGCCCGAGGCGGTCGCGTCGTTGCGGGCCGCGGCGCAGTCGCTGCGGGTGCCGTGGCCCGCGGGTGCGTCGGTGGGTGCGGTGGTCGGGTCGGTCGACCCCGCGGACCCGCGCGGCGCGGCCTTCCTCGATCAGGCCGCCGAGTTGCTGCGGGGTGCGGCCTACACCGCTTTCGACGGTACGGAACCCGAGCTGACCGGCCACGGCGGGGTGGGCGCCCCCTACGCCCATGTGACCGCCCCGCTGCGCCGCCTGGCCGACCGCTACGCCACCGAGGTCTGCTTGGCATTGCACGAGGGCCGCCCGATCCCGGAGTGGGCCCGGGAGGCCCTGCCCCGGCTGCCCAAGACGATGGCCACGACGGACCGGCTGGCCTCGGCGGCGTCCCGGGAAGCCGTTTCCCTGGCCGAGGCGGTGCTGCTCGCCGGGCGGGTCGGCGAGACCTTCGAGGCGGGCGTGCTCGACGTGGACGACAAGCGCGGCGGTGGCACCGTGGCCATCGACGACCCCGCCGTCCAGGCCCGCTGCACCGGCCGGGTGCCGCTGGGCGAGCGCATCCCCGTCCGCCTCAGCGCGGCCGACCCGGCCAAGCGCAGCGTGCTCTTCGAAGCGGTCTGA
- a CDS encoding NADPH:quinone reductase: MKAIVYKESGDTSVLQLADRDVPEPGPGQVRVRVVRSGVNPTDWKRRTGATGSLEFDEATPNMDGAGVVDAVGPDVTTHRPGDRVWVMLAAAGSPYGTAAEFTVVPAGRVFPLPESVPYDVGAALGVPAVTAHRALTVSEHGPQRLSPGALAGKTVLVAGGAGAVGHAAIQLARWAGATVISTISSAAKAALATAAGAHHTVNYRSGDPAKEIRDLAPDGVDLIVEVAPGRNAELNQAIAANHVTIAIYANNGDQDFTLDVRPHMMLNARIQFLILYSVGDEALQAAGEDITAALRDNALPVGEEHGLPLHHFPLDRTADAHAAVEQDAVGKVLIDVSAG, translated from the coding sequence ATGAAGGCGATCGTGTACAAGGAGTCCGGCGACACCTCGGTGCTGCAGCTGGCCGACCGGGACGTGCCCGAGCCCGGCCCGGGACAGGTGCGGGTGCGGGTGGTGCGCTCCGGCGTCAACCCGACCGACTGGAAGCGCCGCACCGGCGCCACCGGCAGCCTCGAGTTCGACGAGGCGACCCCGAACATGGACGGCGCCGGCGTGGTCGACGCGGTCGGCCCGGACGTCACCACCCACCGGCCCGGCGACCGCGTCTGGGTCATGCTCGCCGCCGCGGGCAGCCCGTACGGCACCGCGGCCGAGTTCACCGTCGTCCCGGCCGGCCGGGTCTTCCCGCTGCCCGAAAGCGTCCCGTACGACGTGGGCGCGGCCCTCGGCGTACCGGCCGTGACCGCGCACCGGGCCCTGACCGTGAGCGAGCACGGCCCGCAGCGGCTCAGCCCCGGCGCGCTGGCCGGCAAGACGGTCCTGGTGGCGGGTGGTGCCGGCGCGGTCGGCCACGCGGCGATCCAGCTCGCCCGCTGGGCCGGTGCCACGGTGATCAGCACCATCAGCAGCGCCGCGAAGGCCGCGCTGGCCACCGCGGCGGGCGCCCACCACACCGTCAACTACCGCTCGGGCGACCCGGCCAAGGAGATCCGCGACCTCGCCCCGGACGGCGTCGACCTGATCGTGGAGGTCGCACCCGGCCGCAACGCCGAGCTCAACCAGGCGATCGCCGCCAACCATGTCACCATCGCCATCTACGCCAACAACGGCGATCAGGACTTCACGCTCGACGTCCGCCCGCACATGATGCTCAACGCCCGCATCCAGTTCCTCATCCTGTACTCCGTCGGCGACGAGGCCCTGCAGGCCGCGGGCGAGGACATCACGGCCGCCCTGCGCGACAACGCCCTGCCGGTCGGCGAGGAGCACGGCCTGCCGCTGCACCACTTCCCCCTGGACCGCACGGCCGACGCCCACGCCGCCGTCGAACAGGACGCCGTCGGCAAGGTCCTGATCGACGTGTCGGCCGGTTGA
- a CDS encoding VOC family protein, producing the protein MSVPARVGVATLGVSDVARATEFYRSLGWRLAKTSVPGVVSYFHTSGSMLSLVAENDLTVDAGLPPRASSYIPDGTRSAMLSIVVAGAAEVDSTLRSVVQAGATLVSAGKPAETGAYRGYFTDPDGHLWEVTYHPEWEQS; encoded by the coding sequence ATGTCCGTTCCTGCCCGAGTCGGCGTCGCCACGCTCGGTGTGTCCGATGTCGCCCGTGCTACCGAGTTCTACCGGTCGCTGGGCTGGCGGCTGGCAAAGACGTCGGTGCCCGGCGTGGTCAGCTACTTCCACACCAGCGGCAGCATGCTGTCGCTGGTGGCCGAGAACGATCTGACCGTCGACGCCGGCCTGCCGCCCCGCGCCAGCTCGTACATCCCGGACGGCACCCGGTCCGCCATGCTGTCGATCGTGGTCGCCGGCGCGGCCGAGGTGGACAGCACGCTGCGCTCGGTGGTGCAGGCCGGTGCCACCCTGGTGAGCGCGGGCAAGCCCGCCGAAACCGGTGCCTACCGCGGTTACTTCACCGACCCCGACGGGCACCTGTGGGAGGTCACCTACCACCCGGAGTGGGAGCAGTCATGA
- the panB gene encoding 3-methyl-2-oxobutanoate hydroxymethyltransferase: MSETPEVPTLYGGPPTRRVRTRDLIAAKERGDRWPMLTSYDQYTAALFDRSGIPVLLVGDSAANNVYGHETTLPVTTDELLPLVRAVVRATSTALVVADLPFGSYEEGPAQALRTAVRFMKEGGAHAVKLEGGRRVAAQIEALTGAGIPVMAHIGFTPQSEHTIGGYRVQGRGTAAEEVVADARAVAAAGAFAVVLEMVMGEVAKQITKELPIPTVGIGAGPDTDAQVLVWQDMAGLREGKAPRFVKRYANLADVLGSAVRQYADEVRSGEFPAAEHTF, translated from the coding sequence ATGTCTGAAACACCCGAGGTCCCCACGCTGTACGGCGGCCCGCCCACCCGCCGGGTGCGCACCCGTGACCTGATCGCGGCCAAGGAACGCGGCGACCGCTGGCCCATGCTGACGTCGTACGACCAGTACACGGCCGCGCTGTTCGACCGCTCCGGCATCCCGGTGCTGCTGGTCGGCGACTCCGCCGCCAACAACGTCTACGGCCACGAAACGACGCTGCCGGTCACCACCGACGAGCTGCTTCCGCTGGTACGGGCGGTGGTGCGCGCCACCAGCACCGCCCTCGTCGTCGCCGACCTGCCGTTCGGTTCCTACGAGGAGGGTCCGGCGCAGGCTCTTCGTACCGCCGTCCGGTTCATGAAGGAAGGCGGCGCCCACGCGGTCAAGCTGGAGGGCGGCCGCCGCGTCGCGGCGCAGATCGAGGCGCTCACCGGCGCCGGCATCCCGGTCATGGCGCACATCGGCTTCACACCGCAGAGCGAGCACACCATCGGCGGCTACCGGGTGCAGGGCCGCGGCACGGCCGCCGAGGAGGTCGTCGCGGACGCCCGCGCGGTCGCCGCGGCGGGCGCGTTCGCGGTGGTGCTCGAGATGGTGATGGGCGAGGTGGCCAAGCAGATCACCAAGGAGCTGCCGATCCCGACCGTGGGCATCGGCGCGGGCCCGGACACCGATGCCCAGGTGCTGGTCTGGCAGGACATGGCCGGGCTGCGCGAGGGCAAGGCGCCCCGGTTCGTCAAGCGCTACGCCAACCTGGCGGACGTGCTCGGCTCGGCGGTGCGGCAGTATGCCGACGAGGTCCGCTCGGGCGAGTTCCCGGCCGCGGAACACACTTTCTAA
- a CDS encoding NAD+ synthase, translating into MGRQRWGNNGGMPSLRLALAQVNSTVGDIAGNAAAVRRWTRRAADAGAQLVAFPEMMLTGYPIEDLVFRDSVVTASQAALRALATDLAADGLGDVAVVVGYVDADGPAPTSSDAAPGRGRRDASALLLGGEVAARYYKHHLPNYGVFDEDRYFEPGTSLTVVRFGGVDVALTVCEDLWQAGGPFAAARRAGVGLVVNINASPYELNKDDVRLPLVQRRAAEAGATVAYVNMVGGQDELVFDGDSMIVTATGELLARAGQFGEELLVHDVEVEPAPAAGGTPPPAPEASAESLHGEASGPDDMTIQRVELATQPRPLTDGPAVGGIAERVTDEAEIWSALTLGLHDYVEKNGFRSVVLGLSGGIDSAVVAAIAVDAIGPERVVGVSMPSGYSSGHSKDDAADLAKRTGLDYRVEPIQPMVDAFLANMSLSGLAVENLQARVRGVILMALSNQEGHLVLTTGNKSELAVGYSTLYGDSVGGFNPLKDVPKTMVWRLATWRNSDAARRGGEPPVPENSITKPPSAELRPGQVDSDSLPDYDILDAILTGYIDGDQGRADLIAAGHDEALVDRVLRMVDIAEYKRRQAAPGTKISIKAFGRDRRLPITNRFREGA; encoded by the coding sequence ATGGGACGCCAACGGTGGGGGAACAATGGGGGCATGCCCTCGTTGCGTCTTGCCCTCGCCCAGGTGAACTCGACCGTCGGTGACATCGCCGGCAACGCCGCTGCGGTGCGCCGCTGGACCAGGCGCGCCGCCGACGCCGGCGCTCAGCTCGTCGCGTTCCCGGAGATGATGCTGACCGGCTACCCGATCGAGGACCTGGTGTTCCGCGACTCGGTCGTGACGGCGTCGCAGGCCGCGCTGCGCGCCCTGGCCACCGACCTGGCCGCCGACGGGCTGGGCGACGTGGCCGTGGTGGTCGGCTATGTGGACGCCGATGGACCCGCTCCGACCAGCTCGGACGCGGCGCCGGGCAGGGGCCGGCGGGATGCCTCGGCCCTGCTGCTCGGCGGCGAGGTCGCCGCCCGATACTACAAGCACCACCTGCCCAACTACGGCGTGTTCGATGAGGACCGCTACTTCGAGCCGGGCACCTCGCTCACCGTCGTGCGTTTCGGCGGCGTCGATGTGGCACTGACCGTGTGCGAGGACCTGTGGCAGGCCGGGGGCCCGTTCGCCGCCGCGCGCCGGGCCGGGGTCGGGCTGGTGGTCAACATCAACGCCTCGCCGTACGAGCTGAACAAGGACGACGTCCGCCTGCCGCTGGTGCAGCGCCGCGCCGCGGAAGCGGGCGCGACCGTGGCGTACGTCAACATGGTCGGCGGCCAGGACGAGCTGGTCTTCGACGGCGACTCGATGATCGTGACGGCGACCGGCGAACTGCTGGCCCGAGCCGGTCAGTTCGGCGAGGAGCTGCTGGTCCACGACGTCGAGGTCGAGCCGGCACCGGCCGCCGGGGGCACCCCGCCGCCCGCGCCCGAGGCCTCGGCCGAGTCGCTGCACGGCGAGGCGAGCGGCCCCGACGACATGACCATCCAACGGGTCGAGCTCGCCACGCAGCCGCGCCCGCTCACCGACGGCCCGGCGGTGGGCGGCATCGCCGAGCGCGTCACCGACGAGGCCGAGATCTGGTCGGCGCTGACCCTCGGCCTGCACGACTACGTGGAGAAGAACGGCTTCCGCTCGGTGGTGCTCGGCCTGTCCGGCGGCATCGACTCGGCGGTCGTCGCGGCGATCGCGGTCGACGCCATCGGCCCCGAGCGGGTGGTCGGCGTCTCCATGCCCAGCGGCTACTCGTCGGGGCACTCCAAGGACGACGCGGCCGACCTGGCCAAGCGCACCGGCCTGGACTACCGCGTCGAGCCGATCCAGCCGATGGTCGACGCGTTCCTGGCCAACATGTCGCTGTCCGGGCTGGCGGTGGAGAATCTGCAGGCCCGGGTGCGCGGCGTGATCCTGATGGCGCTGTCGAACCAGGAGGGTCACCTGGTGCTGACCACCGGCAACAAGAGCGAGCTCGCGGTCGGCTACTCGACGCTGTACGGCGACTCGGTCGGCGGTTTCAACCCGCTCAAGGACGTGCCCAAGACGATGGTGTGGCGGCTGGCCACCTGGCGCAACAGTGACGCCGCCCGGCGCGGTGGCGAGCCGCCGGTGCCGGAGAATTCCATCACCAAGCCGCCGTCCGCCGAGCTGCGCCCGGGGCAGGTCGACTCGGACTCGCTGCCCGACTACGACATCCTCGACGCGATCCTCACCGGCTACATCGACGGTGATCAGGGCCGCGCCGACCTGATCGCGGCTGGGCACGACGAGGCGCTGGTCGACCGGGTGCTGCGGATGGTCGACATCGCCGAGTACAAGCGCCGCCAGGCCGCCCCCGGCACCAAGATCTCGATCAAGGCGTTCGGCCGCGACCGGCGCCTGCCGATCACCAACCGCTTCCGTGAAGGGGCCTGA